One genomic window of Punica granatum isolate Tunisia-2019 chromosome 1, ASM765513v2, whole genome shotgun sequence includes the following:
- the LOC116192495 gene encoding uncharacterized protein LOC116192495, whose amino-acid sequence MFFPDLHISSTSVGNKFVLGSPLNQGVQLSASCWNNGCSNCSHPASFSNAGCGVTLDRIQESIAPESKDAAARISWRTLVNTNCSGIGWNESRRGEVATADQYSYSCVKAKLKS is encoded by the exons ATGTTCTTCCCAG ATCTGCACATTTCTTCCACTTCAGTGGGCAATAAGTTTGTCTTAGGAAGCCCACTGAATCAGGGAGTGCAG CTTTCTGCATCCTGTTGGAATAATGGCTGTTCCAACTGTTCCCACCCGGCCTCTTTTTCTAATGCAGGGTGCGGAGTTACGTTAGACCGCATACAAGAATCCATTGCCCCAGAGTCCAAGGATGCTGCTGCTCGAATCAGCTGGAGGACCCTTGTCAATACAAATTGTTCGGGGATCGGTTGGAATGAATCCCGACGAGGTGAAGTTGCAACTGCCGATCAATACAGCTATTCCTGCGTCAAAGCGAAACTAAAGTCTTAA
- the LOC116192494 gene encoding transcription factor GTE2-like, producing MASALLASRIEPSWGDRKVYMRKYTSNSATDHNSPLFISNPNPSSAAVRQQIHDPSSRFRHDDDHAAAVGIDDEAASFAPSRSSRFDASEYVTFSLGDFSRSELRDLKKRLLMELDQVRILRSRLETANYESRPAYPTSQFSATTRRSPDAVAESPRPKHKEITGKAGTNKKGVKRVNPYGPDKETKKPTPALAPPPLDPITERLVPSIMKRCSQILGKLMKHKHGWVFNTPVDAAGLGLHDYHQIIKNPMDLGTVKSKLERDLYRTPQDFAADVRLTFSNALLYNPKGTDVNVMAETLLLQFDQMFDPAYKKFEKERQRALAEAAAAESKPPAVWAEESVMESVRREPEPVPVEKKQSLNQNLNPSPKQSQPPALSSQEQAPDPTAAPSSGGKRAKVGKLPKPKAKDPNKREMTLEEKAKLGMNLQNLPPEKMGQLVNIIRKRNKHFAQDGDEIELDIEAVDTETLWELDRFVCNYKKLVSKIKRQGLIHNQVSASEITHKSPVREAPEAAMLPHKGKRGDTGGGGEEDVDIGDEMPMGNYPPVEIERDDARSNSSSSSSSSSDSSSSSDSDSRSSGSDSDADSVQSPFVGSKGAHGS from the exons ATGGCATCAGCCCTACTGGCCAGTCGAATCGAACCTTCCTGGGGTGACCGCAAGGTGTATATGAGGAAATACACCTCCAATTCTGCCACCGATCACAACAGCCCTCTCTTCATTTCTAACCCTAACCCTAGCTCGGCCGCTGTCAGGCAGCAGATCCATGACCCGTCTTCCCGTTTCCGGCACGATGATGACCACGCAGCAGCCGTCGGAATCGACGACGAGGCTGCCTCGTTTGCCCCCTCCCGGTCCTCGAGGTTCGACGCCTCCGAGTACGTGACCTTCAGTCTTGGTGATTTCTCCAGATCGGAGCTCAGGGACCTCAAGAAGCGCCTGCTGATGGAGCTCGATCAGGTCCGCATCCTCAGATCTCGACTGGAGACTGCCAATTATGAGAGCAGGCCTGCCTACCCGACATCCCAATTCTCTGCCACGACCCGGCGCTCTCCAGATGCGGTGGCGGAGTCCCCCAGGCCCAAGCACAAGGAGATCACGGGGAAGGCCGGCACCAACAAGAAAGGCGTGAAGAGGGTCAACCCCTATGGCCCTGACAAGGAGACGAAGAAGCCTACTCCGGCCTTGGCCCCTCCCCCGTTGGATCCCATAACTGAGCGCCTTGTTCCAAGCATTATGAAGCGGTGCAGCCAGATCTTGGGCAAGCTGATGAAGCACAAGCACGGGTGGGTCTTCAACACTCCCGTCGACGCTGCGGGCCTAGGGCTCCACGACTACCACCAAATTATCAAGAACCCCATGGATCTTGGAACTGTGAAGTCGAAGCTCGAGAGGGACCTGTACCGGACTCCGCAGGATTTTGCTGCGGATGTGAGGTTGACCTTCAGCAATGCCTTGCTGTATAACCCTAAAGGAACTGACGTAAACGTTATGGCGGAGACCCTGTTGTTGCAATTCGACCAGATGTTTGATCCGGCATACAAGAAGTTCGAGAAGGAGCGGCAGAGGGCTTTGGCTGAGGCAGCTGCTGCTGAGTCGAAGCCGCCAGCAGTTTGGGCGGAGGAGTCCGTTATGGAAAGTGTTAGAAGGGAGCCCGAGCCAGTCCCAGTCGAGAAGAAGCAGAGTTTGAACCAGAACCTGAACCCAAGTCCGAAGCAGAGCCAACCACCGGCATTGTCTAGTCAGGAACAGGCACCCGACCCTACAGCAGCCCCCTCCTCAGGAGGGAAACGGGCAAAGGTGGGAAAGCTGCCAAAGCCCAAGGCAAAGGACCCGAACAAGAGGGAGATGACGCTGGAGGAGAAGGCGAAGCTAGGGATGAACTTGCAGAACTTGCCGCCTGAGAAAATGGGGCAGCTGGTGAACATTATTAGGAAGAGGAACAAGCACTTTGCTCAGGACGGTGACGAGATAGAGTTAGACATTGAAGCAGTGGATACCGAGACCTTGTGGGAGCTCGATCGCTTCGTCTGCAATTATAAGAAGTTGGTCAGCAAGATCAAGCGGCAAGGCCTCATCCACAACCAGGTTTCAGCCTCGGAAATCACTCACAAG TCACCTGTGAGAGAAGCCCCTGAAGCTGCAATGCTACCGCACAAAGGGAAGAGGGGAGATACTGGAGGAGGCGGTGAGGAGGATGTAGATATCGGGGATGAGATGCCGATGGGGAATTACCCACCCGTCGAGATCGAGAGGGACGATGCAAGGTCAAACAGCTCTAGCAGTTCGAGCTCCAGCAGCGATTCCTCTTCATCCAGCG ATTCAGATTCAAGGAGTTCTGGGAGCGACTCGGATGCAGACAGCGTCCAATCGCCCTTTGTTGGATCAAAAGGAGCCCACGGGAGCTAG